One segment of Panicum virgatum strain AP13 chromosome 1K, P.virgatum_v5, whole genome shotgun sequence DNA contains the following:
- the LOC120645301 gene encoding uncharacterized protein LOC120645301 has product MALRRINPRRRPILPVPRAFFSSNPPFPPPPPPANDPGPDAAHPPSSSPHQNPGAPRDTVASLFQGIRERLRTSPTPPPPRRVPMNSPRHNSAPQQSLEDVRRTLENFRSGGPTSSPSSTPGAAPSFSDMLKNQIPNAGQGLPGFRSIQESLKRSSPPQQRQPRWSTQFMPQSSHNIFNNEREGNVKAGKEEDKDSGTTLTRSYSYEELGKRLGELRPAGAVKDGKEGFSLEELQGRIAKLVELEKQVDRLGGQYAEIRMNIYNLAKQGKPAQRLPMQTILGLGAQLTPDYTRLPPQEELVERYFHPDHMSSEEKMKLELQRVRDEFKMSENDCGSARVQIAQLTLKIKHLSAVLHKKDKHSRKGLQEMVQRRKKYLKYLRRTDWDSYCLVLSKLGLRDVPEYKAPDYKSKSTTKAKSKKKTKKRKRKMKA; this is encoded by the exons atggcgctCCGCCGCATCAACCCCCGGAGGAGACCCATCCTCCCTGTCCCGCGTGCCTTCTTCTCCTCGAACCCGCCCttccctccgcccccgccgccagcCAACGACCCTGGCCCCGACGCCGCCcaccccccctcctcctctccgcaCCAAAACCCCGGCGCTCCGCGGGACACGGTGGCCTCACTCTTCCAGGGTATCCGAGAGCGCCTCCGCACGTCGCccacgccgccacctccgcgtcGGGTCCCCATGAACTCGCCCCGCCACAACTCCGCGCCTCAACAGAGTCTCGAAGATGTCCGCCGGACCCTCGAGAACTTCAGATCCGGCGGcccgacctcctccccctcctccactccCGGGGCCGCCCCCTCCTTCTCGGACATGCTCAAGAACCAGATTCCCAATGCTGGGCAGGGGCTTCCGGGCTTCCGTTCCATCCAAGAGAGCCTCAAGCGCTCCTCGCCACCGCAGCAGAGGCAGCCTCGTTGGTCAACGCAGTTTATGCCCCAATCGTCGCACAACATCTTCAACAACGAGCGAGAGGGAAACGTCAAGGCTGGAAAGGAAGAGGACAAGGATTCTGGCACTACGCTTACGAGGTCCTACAGCTACGAGGAGCTTGGGAAAAGGCTAGGGGAACTGCGGCCAGCCGGTGCGGTCAAGGACGGTAAGGAGGGCTTCTCGCTCGAGGAGCTGCAGGGGCGGATCGCCAAGCTTGTGGAGCTGGAGAAGCAGGTGGACCGGCTTGGTGGGCAGTATGCTGAAATCCGGATGAACATCTATAATCTCGCCAAACAAGGAAAACCAGCTCAGAGGTTACCCATGCAAACAATACTGGGCCTTGGGGCACAGTTGACACCGGATTATACGAGACTGCCTCCGCAGGAGGAGTTGGTCGAGAGG TATTTCCACCCAGACCATATGTCATCCGAAGAGAAGATGAAACTGGAGCTCCAAAGGGTGAGGGACGAGTTCAAGATGTCTGAGAATGACTGTGGTTCTGCACGAGTTCAAA TTGCCCAATTGACTCTGAAAATCAAGCATCTGTCAGCTGTACTGCACAAGAAG GATAAACATTCTAGAAAGGGGCTTCAGGAGATGgtccagaggaggaagaagtacCTCAAATACTTGCGAAGAACGGACTGGGACTCCTACTGCCTTGTTCTGTCAAAGCTGGGACTTCGTGATGTGCCTGAGTACAAAGCTCCCGACTACAAGAGCAAGTCCACCACCAAGGCCAAATCtaaaaagaagaccaagaagaggaagagaaagatGAAGGCATAG
- the LOC120645283 gene encoding N-alpha-acetyltransferase 35, NatC auxiliary subunit-like isoform X1: MEASSSSSADAAPPLPPPHSIPTSSDQGVWADASPLLAAACRDLQDGELVHGENFSLFAAMSALEIMDPKMDSGIERSGYNSIEEAIENGVAPVPLSLDRTLDVQRSIDVMDHLFSCEATWHKGHTLAQTVFTCIYLMRMERTSSHAVLNSFCRTLRATCNAVISVVSTARTHEEEDLFTMSFGLPLRDEQDDKCLSILNSVEETISRQLRACKAQALSKKKTLEDLESLQDKPDQEEDYCRALLGRLRFRKHFYHVVMCMRKPHGRGLELARKHVASCLNELSLMLKSREFLKSQSNIMLQDDENCTTASGCQPVGFDVSLNSRLLSPTPPRAVKVLSWSNAIRYFEKLLHDLDVICALSLDPVLENALHFIVQFQKSVPDLVPRAFLQTLLVQDGKLYGQNLFSDVISRALSLPDIIGDKEFQMNEFVVQLSQLVINLLKILCTNTAWQRRKLGKSLQDWSTISIQLELALKREFGETRNVLHHENMCMRVSKQLLIWTQEHAYWVASRFLTLGFELDLYSPGEYCMVYWYMYVVFTKLIEKMQSRVLASNETSRRKGKKKRDHSKDSARDMTFSSSCLLLQCYVLLSEGLSMMLAVLRNESRSFQLPSIFNTEQERFMQHFDLLQKARVPEHISYYSFKESSSWAGITDLVKYNFFKEIQKITPSLRGSFASEPEKLVELRRIEQVAEHNRIALNIINQVGPGDPSLRVSFEFTHHPHFAVAIVKRS, encoded by the exons ATGGAGGCGAGCTCCTCGTCTTCTGcggacgccgcgccgccgctaccGCCGCCCCACTCTATACCCACCTCCAGCGACCAAGGCGTATGGGCTGACGCctcgccgctcctcgccgccgcgtgccgTG ATCTCCAGGATGGGGAACTTGTACATGGGGAGAACTTTAGTCTGTTTGCAGCAATGTCTGCATTGGAA ATAATGGATCCAAAAATGGATTCTGGAATAGAGAGAAGTGGATATAACTCCATTGAAGAGGCCATTGAAAATGGTGTTGCCCCAGTCCCTCTTAGCTTGGACAGGACACTTGATGTTCAACGCTCTATTGATGTCATGGATCATCTTTTCTCATGTGAG gCAACATGGCACAAGGGGCATACTCTGGCTCAGACTGTATTTACATGTATCTACCTTATGAGAATGGAGAGAACTTCATCACATGCTGTACTAAATAGCTTTTGCAGGACTTTGCGTGCTACTTGTAATGCCGTCATTTCTGTGGTTTCTACTGCTCGAACTCATGAG GAAGAGGATCTCTTCACTATGTCTTTTGGGCTGCCTTTGAGAGATGAACAGGATGATAAATGCTTGTCGATTCTTAATTCAGTTGAAGAGACAATATCTCGTCAATTACGTGCCTGTAAAGCCCAAGCATTGTCCAAGAAAAAAACTCTAGAAG ATCTTGAATCCCTGCAGGATAAACCTGATCAGGAAGAGGATTACTGCAGAGCTCTGTTGGGCAGATTACGTTTTCGTAAG CATTTCTACCATGTTGTTATGTGCATGAGGAAACCTCATGGAAGAGGATTGGAGTTGGCCCGAAAGCATGTTGCTTCATGCTTGAATGAACTTAGTTTGATGCTCAAGTCTCGGGAGTTTCTCAAGTCCCAATCCAACATTATGTTACAAGATGATGAAAACTGCACCACTGCATCAGGCTGTCAACCAGTTGGCTTTGATGTTAGCTTAAACAGCAGGCTTTTGAGTCCCACACCGCCACGTGCTGTTAAAGTACTTAGCTGGAGCAAT GCAATCAGGTACTTTGAGAAGCTTCTGCACGATCTTGATGTCATTTGTGCTTTGTCGCTCGATCCTGTGCTTGAGAATGCACTTCACTTTATTGTACAGTTCCAAAAATCTGTACCAGATTTGGTTCCTAGAGCATTTCTTCAG ACTTTGTTAGTCCAAGATGGCAAGCTTTATGGGCAAAACTTGTTTTCTGATGTGATTTCAAGGGCGTTATCATTACCCGACATTATAGGTGATAAGGAATTTCAGATGAATGAGTTTGTAGTGCAGCTAAGTCAG TTGGTTATCAACTTGCTCAAAATTCTTTGTACAAACACTGCATGGCAACGGCGCAAGCTTGGGAAGAGTTTGCAGGATTGGAGTACTATTTCCATACAG TTGGAGCTTGCATTGAAAAGAGAGTTCGGTGAAACTAGAAATGTCTTGCACCATGAG AATATGTGCATGAGAGTATCGAAGCAACTTCTTATTTGGACTCAGGAACATGCATACTGGGTTGCTTCTCGGTTTCTTACATTGGGTTTCGAACTTGACCTATATTCTCCAGGCGAATACTGCATGGTGTACTGGTACATGTATGTGGTGTTCACAAAGCTAATAGAAAAGATGCAGTCACGAGTCCTTGCTAGTAACGAAACCT CgcgaagaaaagggaaaaagaagaggGATCATTCAAAGGACTCAGCACGGGATATGACATTTTCATCTTCTTGTTTATTGCTTCAATGCTATGTTTTACTGTCAGAAGGCCTCTCGATG ATGCTAGCTGTCCTCAGAAACGAAAGTAGGTCATTCCAATTACCGAGTATCTTTAACACTGAACAAGAG AGATTCATGCAGCATTTTGATCTTCTTCAGAAAGCTCGAGTGCCTGAGCACATTTCCTACTACAGCTTTAAGGAATCATCTTCCTGGGCAGGCATAACG GATCTGGTGAAATACAATTTCTTCAAGGAAATTCAGAAGATCACCCCCTCCCTAAGGGGTAGCTTTGCAAGTGAACCAGAAAAGCTTGTGGAGCTCCGGCGGATAGAGCAGGTGGCTGAGCACAACAGGATAGCCCTAAACATTATCAACCAAGTTGGACCAGGCGATCCATCTCTGAGGGTCTCGTTTGAGTTTACACACCACCCTCACTTTGCAGTGGCAATTGTGAAGCGATCATGA
- the LOC120645283 gene encoding N-alpha-acetyltransferase 35, NatC auxiliary subunit-like isoform X2 — MVLPQSLLAWTGHLMFNALLMSWIIFSHATWHKGHTLAQTVFTCIYLMRMERTSSHAVLNSFCRTLRATCNAVISVVSTARTHEEEDLFTMSFGLPLRDEQDDKCLSILNSVEETISRQLRACKAQALSKKKTLEDLESLQDKPDQEEDYCRALLGRLRFRKHFYHVVMCMRKPHGRGLELARKHVASCLNELSLMLKSREFLKSQSNIMLQDDENCTTASGCQPVGFDVSLNSRLLSPTPPRAVKVLSWSNAIRYFEKLLHDLDVICALSLDPVLENALHFIVQFQKSVPDLVPRAFLQTLLVQDGKLYGQNLFSDVISRALSLPDIIGDKEFQMNEFVVQLSQLVINLLKILCTNTAWQRRKLGKSLQDWSTISIQLELALKREFGETRNVLHHENMCMRVSKQLLIWTQEHAYWVASRFLTLGFELDLYSPGEYCMVYWYMYVVFTKLIEKMQSRVLASNETSRRKGKKKRDHSKDSARDMTFSSSCLLLQCYVLLSEGLSMMLAVLRNESRSFQLPSIFNTEQERFMQHFDLLQKARVPEHISYYSFKESSSWAGITDLVKYNFFKEIQKITPSLRGSFASEPEKLVELRRIEQVAEHNRIALNIINQVGPGDPSLRVSFEFTHHPHFAVAIVKRS; from the exons ATGGTGTTGCCCCAGTCCCTCTTAGCTTGGACAGGACACTTGATGTTCAACGCTCTATTGATGTCATGGATCATCTTTTCTCAT gCAACATGGCACAAGGGGCATACTCTGGCTCAGACTGTATTTACATGTATCTACCTTATGAGAATGGAGAGAACTTCATCACATGCTGTACTAAATAGCTTTTGCAGGACTTTGCGTGCTACTTGTAATGCCGTCATTTCTGTGGTTTCTACTGCTCGAACTCATGAG GAAGAGGATCTCTTCACTATGTCTTTTGGGCTGCCTTTGAGAGATGAACAGGATGATAAATGCTTGTCGATTCTTAATTCAGTTGAAGAGACAATATCTCGTCAATTACGTGCCTGTAAAGCCCAAGCATTGTCCAAGAAAAAAACTCTAGAAG ATCTTGAATCCCTGCAGGATAAACCTGATCAGGAAGAGGATTACTGCAGAGCTCTGTTGGGCAGATTACGTTTTCGTAAG CATTTCTACCATGTTGTTATGTGCATGAGGAAACCTCATGGAAGAGGATTGGAGTTGGCCCGAAAGCATGTTGCTTCATGCTTGAATGAACTTAGTTTGATGCTCAAGTCTCGGGAGTTTCTCAAGTCCCAATCCAACATTATGTTACAAGATGATGAAAACTGCACCACTGCATCAGGCTGTCAACCAGTTGGCTTTGATGTTAGCTTAAACAGCAGGCTTTTGAGTCCCACACCGCCACGTGCTGTTAAAGTACTTAGCTGGAGCAAT GCAATCAGGTACTTTGAGAAGCTTCTGCACGATCTTGATGTCATTTGTGCTTTGTCGCTCGATCCTGTGCTTGAGAATGCACTTCACTTTATTGTACAGTTCCAAAAATCTGTACCAGATTTGGTTCCTAGAGCATTTCTTCAG ACTTTGTTAGTCCAAGATGGCAAGCTTTATGGGCAAAACTTGTTTTCTGATGTGATTTCAAGGGCGTTATCATTACCCGACATTATAGGTGATAAGGAATTTCAGATGAATGAGTTTGTAGTGCAGCTAAGTCAG TTGGTTATCAACTTGCTCAAAATTCTTTGTACAAACACTGCATGGCAACGGCGCAAGCTTGGGAAGAGTTTGCAGGATTGGAGTACTATTTCCATACAG TTGGAGCTTGCATTGAAAAGAGAGTTCGGTGAAACTAGAAATGTCTTGCACCATGAG AATATGTGCATGAGAGTATCGAAGCAACTTCTTATTTGGACTCAGGAACATGCATACTGGGTTGCTTCTCGGTTTCTTACATTGGGTTTCGAACTTGACCTATATTCTCCAGGCGAATACTGCATGGTGTACTGGTACATGTATGTGGTGTTCACAAAGCTAATAGAAAAGATGCAGTCACGAGTCCTTGCTAGTAACGAAACCT CgcgaagaaaagggaaaaagaagaggGATCATTCAAAGGACTCAGCACGGGATATGACATTTTCATCTTCTTGTTTATTGCTTCAATGCTATGTTTTACTGTCAGAAGGCCTCTCGATG ATGCTAGCTGTCCTCAGAAACGAAAGTAGGTCATTCCAATTACCGAGTATCTTTAACACTGAACAAGAG AGATTCATGCAGCATTTTGATCTTCTTCAGAAAGCTCGAGTGCCTGAGCACATTTCCTACTACAGCTTTAAGGAATCATCTTCCTGGGCAGGCATAACG GATCTGGTGAAATACAATTTCTTCAAGGAAATTCAGAAGATCACCCCCTCCCTAAGGGGTAGCTTTGCAAGTGAACCAGAAAAGCTTGTGGAGCTCCGGCGGATAGAGCAGGTGGCTGAGCACAACAGGATAGCCCTAAACATTATCAACCAAGTTGGACCAGGCGATCCATCTCTGAGGGTCTCGTTTGAGTTTACACACCACCCTCACTTTGCAGTGGCAATTGTGAAGCGATCATGA
- the LOC120656501 gene encoding uncharacterized protein LOC120656501, giving the protein MNFPEPVAPQSDNSVVGTTKDEVWPTASSKEHRARTPTCNATRFPDPPRFSPQSPSNRRRAAFSNTETLPRLSWRPTRPPSGAATLAGTDAADLPLIPSTITVGFLTPSTLLSPTICSARANPSGRRRFRRAAAWEHGQSVLARLRGRHGPTSGPGAGGPARAGASARGQRVPARHGWVRVLAWRTGQLRMHVPTMDARGNPVLDLEARNMQILVLWDYGQNFKANEGNHSTSYRR; this is encoded by the exons ATGAACTTCCCTGAACCAGTGGCACCACAGAGTGATAATAGTGTGGTAGGCACTACTAAGGATGAG GTTTGGCCCACTGCTAGTTCGAAGGAGCACCGGGCGCGCACACCGACCTGCAATGCAACGCGCTTCCCCGATCCGCCTCGCTTCTCCCCTCAATCCCCGagcaaccgccgccgcgccgccttctCAAACACAGAAACACTACCCCGCCTCTCATGGCGACCGACGCGCCCGCCGTCCGGCGCGGCGACTCTCGCGGGGACGGACGCCGCGGACCTGCCCCTTATCCCTTCAACCATCACCGTGGGCTTCCTGACCCCCTCTACCCTCCTCTCCCCAACCATTTGCTCTGCGCGGGCTAACCctagcgggcggcggcgattcCGGCGGGCAGCGGCCTGGGAGCATGGCCAGAGCGTGCTGGCCAGGCTCCGCGGGCGGCACGGCCCCACGAGCGGGCCAGGCGCGGGCGGCCCGGCCAGGGCGGGTGCGTCCGCGCGAGGCCAGCGCGTGCCGGCCAGGCACGGGTGGGTGCGCGTCCTGGCCTGGCGCACCGGCCAGCTGCGGATGCACGTGCCCACCATGGATGCTAGAGGCAATCCGGTGCTGGATTTGGAGGCTAG GAACATGCAAATTCTTGTACTGTGGGATTATGGACAAAATTTCAAGGCAAATG AGGGGAATCACAGCACTAGTTATAGAAGATGA